The following are from one region of the Ananas comosus cultivar F153 linkage group 20, ASM154086v1, whole genome shotgun sequence genome:
- the LOC109726075 gene encoding uncharacterized protein LOC109726075: MRGVKRFGVRGKLSPRYLGPFEILERVGAVAYKLALPPRLTGVHDVFHVSNLRKYVHDPEHILSFELSEIQGDMTYEEFSAYIIDREVRKLRNREIPYVKVRWSNHDDREATWELESAMREHYPHLFENLD; encoded by the coding sequence atgcgaggagttaaacgGTTTGGAGTCCGTGGaaaactaagtccccggtatCTTGGACCGTTCGAAATATTGGAACGTGTTGGTGCGGTGGCTTATAAgttagcattaccaccgaggcttacGGGAGTGCACGAtgtatttcatgtgtcaaatctccgcaagtatgttcacgatcCCGAGCATATTCTCTCGTTTGAACTATCTGAGATTCAAggggatatgacttatgaggagttctcGGCGTACATCATCGATCGAGAAGTGAGGAAActacggaaccgtgagattccgtatgttaaagtcCGTTGGAGTAACCACGATGATcgggaagctacttgggagcttgagagcgCAATGAGAGAGCATTATCCCCACCTCTTCGAGAATCTGGATTAA